The following coding sequences lie in one Deinococcus carri genomic window:
- a CDS encoding transcriptional regulator, whose amino-acid sequence MRRTLLLAGLLLTGAAHAADVDDLTAALRQARTLAARGTAEVSVFFPPRAVPTRTAATLPAVPFRPALIAAHFTVTRTDAPPVAGRDVTRFDLVPKVGQAARWTLWVDRAWNVPLAYEERMPDGTLARRAAFTQVQPQAVKVKRGVPAIPAGLRPAVLAALPGLRLPPGFVPTEVRVRPAGGLEVTLSDGANVLALVLAPRNVRAAPGVASRRVGDGFVWLVGNLPAAPLRSALAGIKSVDLAGLGTFLAPAASNP is encoded by the coding sequence GTGAGGCGAACGCTGCTGCTGGCCGGGCTGCTGCTGACCGGCGCGGCCCACGCTGCCGACGTGGACGACCTGACGGCGGCGCTGCGGCAGGCGCGCACCCTGGCGGCCCGCGGCACGGCCGAGGTCAGCGTGTTCTTTCCGCCCCGCGCCGTGCCCACCCGCACCGCCGCCACGCTGCCCGCCGTGCCCTTCCGCCCCGCCCTGATTGCCGCGCACTTCACCGTCACGCGGACAGACGCGCCGCCGGTCGCGGGCCGGGACGTGACCCGCTTCGACCTGGTGCCGAAAGTCGGGCAGGCCGCCCGCTGGACGCTGTGGGTGGACCGGGCCTGGAATGTGCCCCTCGCCTACGAGGAACGAATGCCGGACGGCACCCTGGCCCGCCGCGCTGCCTTCACGCAGGTGCAGCCCCAGGCGGTGAAGGTCAAGCGGGGCGTGCCTGCCATTCCCGCCGGTCTGCGCCCCGCCGTCCTCGCCGCGCTGCCGGGGTTGCGCCTCCCGCCGGGCTTCGTGCCGACGGAGGTCAGGGTCAGGCCCGCTGGTGGCCTGGAGGTCACGCTCAGCGACGGGGCCAACGTCCTCGCGCTGGTGCTGGCCCCGCGCAATGTCCGTGCTGCGCCCGGTGTCGCCTCCCGCCGCGTGGGGGACGGGTTCGTCTGGCTGGTGGGCAACCTGCCTGCCGCGCCGCTGCGCTCGGCCCTCGCGGGCATCAAGTCGGTGGACCTCGCGGGTCTGGGAACTTTTCTGGCTCCCGCCGCCTCCAATCCCTGA
- a CDS encoding GNAT family N-acetyltransferase, which translates to MNVRPFREADAPAVARLVTAGVRGQWTYTPDRFHVSTDPARLRLVADRGGEVVATAHLSPFGPATPDALRLDLAGDPAAFTPLYLALLTRLPAGARRLLGVTREDWPETMHFFHAAGFRNAWQSWGAHLDLTRFDPIPFLPREERLYLAGYEVERLRPTAPEADWATLHALSNLAVQDAPRNPTTTPDPLGPEELRATVQREEVAFVMRLRGELVASTRLTPRGSSVESEQTVTARAHRNQGIATTLKAAALAWARAEGHTLAGTGGTVLNLPMLRVNTRLGYASEPMWVTWERRL; encoded by the coding sequence ATGAACGTCCGCCCCTTCCGTGAGGCCGACGCGCCGGCCGTCGCCCGCCTGGTCACGGCAGGGGTACGTGGGCAGTGGACGTACACGCCGGACCGCTTCCATGTCTCGACTGACCCAGCCCGGCTGCGCCTCGTCGCGGACCGCGGGGGAGAGGTGGTCGCCACCGCGCACCTGTCGCCCTTCGGCCCCGCCACCCCGGACGCGCTGCGGCTCGACCTGGCGGGCGACCCGGCGGCCTTCACGCCCCTCTACCTGGCCCTGCTGACCCGCCTGCCCGCCGGTGCCCGCCGCCTGCTGGGCGTGACGCGCGAGGACTGGCCGGAGACGATGCACTTTTTTCACGCGGCAGGCTTTCGCAACGCCTGGCAGTCCTGGGGGGCGCACCTCGACCTGACGCGCTTCGACCCCATCCCCTTCCTGCCGCGGGAAGAACGCCTCTACCTCGCCGGGTACGAGGTCGAGCGCCTGAGGCCTACCGCACCGGAGGCCGACTGGGCCACCCTGCACGCGCTCTCCAACCTGGCCGTGCAGGACGCACCCCGCAACCCCACGACCACGCCGGACCCCCTCGGCCCGGAGGAACTGCGCGCCACGGTGCAGCGGGAGGAGGTGGCCTTCGTGATGCGCCTCCGGGGTGAACTCGTCGCCAGCACCCGCCTGACTCCTCGCGGCTCCAGCGTCGAGAGCGAGCAGACCGTGACCGCCCGTGCCCACCGGAACCAGGGCATCGCCACCACGCTCAAGGCTGCGGCTCTGGCCTGGGCCAGGGCGGAAGGCCACACGCTGGCCGGAACCGGCGGCACCGTGCTGAACCTGCCGATGCTACGCGTGAATACCCGGCTCGGCTACGCCTCCGAACCGATGTGGGTGACCTGGGAGAGGAGGCTCTGA
- a CDS encoding GNAT family N-acetyltransferase — protein sequence MSDSPSPTVRPATAADAPFAALLHNGTQEPHYHRTGAQFAAAFARNPGGYVLAETGGQPGGLGTFRLPDFHPTHAWLGLHLHPDHRADGTTAALLAHLAAQARAAGRFRLWTSVREDYLPTWPDLPALGFREVHRTFGGGFHLKGWSADPARLEADLAARAYTLEPAAPYRDDPRLHALYTLTRGDKISAPPTIPPAAETLIDEDALWDAAFLARQAGEVVGLALPERSRLNAWNAVLVVHPDHRRQGIATALLARVARQLQAQGLGFLNVAGSGRDTAYLGVLRRLGANIEPDWLAWEREA from the coding sequence GTGTCTGATTCCCCCTCTCCCACCGTGCGCCCGGCCACGGCTGCCGATGCCCCCTTCGCCGCGCTGCTGCATAACGGCACACAGGAACCGCACTATCACCGCACCGGGGCGCAGTTCGCGGCCGCTTTTGCCCGCAATCCTGGGGGCTATGTGCTGGCCGAAACGGGCGGCCAGCCGGGCGGCCTGGGCACGTTCCGGCTCCCCGACTTTCATCCCACGCACGCCTGGCTGGGGCTGCACCTGCACCCCGACCACCGCGCAGACGGCACGACGGCCGCACTGCTGGCGCATCTGGCCGCGCAGGCCCGCGCTGCCGGACGTTTCCGCCTGTGGACCAGTGTCCGCGAGGATTACCTCCCAACCTGGCCTGACCTCCCCGCCCTGGGCTTCCGCGAGGTTCACCGCACCTTCGGCGGGGGCTTTCACCTGAAGGGCTGGTCGGCGGACCCGGCCCGGCTGGAGGCTGACCTGGCCGCGCGGGCTTACACGCTGGAACCCGCCGCGCCGTACCGGGATGACCCCCGCCTCCATGCTCTGTACACCCTCACGCGGGGTGACAAGATAAGCGCGCCCCCCACCATTCCCCCCGCCGCCGAGACGCTGATAGACGAGGACGCCCTCTGGGATGCGGCCTTTCTGGCCCGGCAGGCCGGGGAGGTCGTGGGCCTCGCCCTGCCGGAACGGTCGCGGCTGAATGCCTGGAACGCGGTGCTGGTGGTTCACCCCGACCACCGTCGCCAGGGGATAGCGACGGCGCTGCTGGCGCGGGTGGCGCGGCAGTTGCAGGCGCAGGGGCTGGGCTTCCTGAATGTGGCGGGCAGCGGGCGGGACACGGCGTATTTGGGAGTGCTGCGCCGCCTGGGCGCGAACATCGAACCTGACTGGCTCGCCTGGGAGCGCGAGGCATGA
- a CDS encoding DUF1800 domain-containing protein encodes MPLTPYAPKLTPEDAAHLLRRTSFGASDAQIRALAGKDARAAARGLLNFTDARAPGNPFDPMQGATPGAGIQLTRGAWLFEMMYGPHPLREKLALTWSNHFVIGTDKVRNIPMLAAYLNLLRRHAAAPDFARFALEVAQSPAMLRYLDNDQNRKGKPNENFSRELLELFTTGIGHYTEDDVREGARALTGWTFEGGRGNQKYLEEPRFVFRANQHDTGRKTYLGHSGNLSGEDVVRLAATHPQTAVFVSRKLHRAFVRDTPDEGAVAASAETFRRTNGNIRAVLEELLSSTHFYAPENRAAVIRSPVEFIVGAVRTLGQPKLETKQMLNLAQTAGKMGQLLLQPDTVKGWDGGREWINDSTLLTRMQVAAALTLGGQAPKLEQQPTPLALLGTERSLLRAALDGLAPKQRTYLTLISPEFQLA; translated from the coding sequence ATGCCCCTGACCCCCTACGCCCCCAAACTCACGCCCGAGGACGCCGCGCACCTGCTGAGACGCACCTCCTTCGGGGCCAGCGACGCGCAGATTCGTGCGCTGGCCGGTAAGGACGCCCGCGCGGCAGCCCGCGGCCTCCTGAACTTCACGGACGCACGCGCCCCCGGCAACCCCTTCGACCCCATGCAGGGCGCGACGCCCGGCGCGGGCATCCAGCTCACGCGCGGCGCGTGGCTGTTCGAGATGATGTACGGCCCGCACCCGCTGCGCGAGAAACTGGCGCTGACCTGGAGTAATCACTTCGTCATCGGCACCGACAAGGTGCGGAACATCCCCATGCTGGCCGCCTACCTGAACCTGCTGCGGCGGCACGCGGCAGCCCCCGACTTTGCCCGCTTCGCGCTGGAGGTCGCGCAGTCGCCCGCCATGCTGCGCTACCTCGACAACGACCAGAACCGCAAGGGCAAGCCCAACGAGAACTTCAGCCGCGAGTTGCTGGAACTGTTCACGACCGGCATCGGCCACTACACCGAGGACGACGTGCGCGAGGGCGCGCGGGCGCTGACCGGCTGGACCTTCGAGGGCGGGCGCGGCAATCAGAAGTACCTGGAGGAACCCCGCTTCGTTTTCCGGGCGAACCAGCACGACACGGGCCGCAAGACGTACCTGGGCCACAGCGGGAACCTCAGCGGCGAGGACGTGGTGCGCCTGGCCGCCACCCACCCCCAGACCGCCGTGTTCGTCTCGCGCAAGCTGCACCGCGCCTTTGTCCGCGACACCCCCGACGAGGGGGCAGTAGCCGCCAGCGCCGAGACGTTCCGCCGCACGAACGGCAACATTCGCGCCGTGCTGGAGGAACTGCTGTCCAGCACCCACTTCTACGCCCCCGAAAACCGCGCCGCCGTCATCCGCAGCCCGGTGGAATTCATCGTGGGGGCGGTGCGGACGCTGGGACAGCCGAAGCTGGAAACCAAGCAGATGCTGAACCTCGCCCAGACTGCCGGAAAGATGGGCCAACTGCTCCTCCAGCCCGACACCGTGAAGGGCTGGGACGGCGGGCGCGAATGGATCAACGACTCGACCCTCCTCACGCGGATGCAGGTCGCGGCGGCCCTGACCCTGGGCGGCCAGGCCCCGAAGCTGGAACAGCAGCCCACCCCCCTGGCCCTGCTGGGCACCGAACGCAGCCTCCTGCGCGCCGCGCTGGACGGCCTGGCCCCCAAGCAGCGCACGTACCTGACGCTGATCAGCCCGGAATTTCAGCTCGCCTGA
- the def gene encoding peptide deformylase: MAEAPRVYPIRLYGDPVLRRKARPVQPTDTLTVPGSPPQTVREVADTMLETMFEARGVGLAAPQIGLPVRMFVAVEYEDDEEENEGQDVPLKSRVLREFVMLNPVLTVTDKKKDRAYQEGCLSIPGIYEEGVPRARAVQVRYTDLDGQERTLEAGDYLARVFQHETDHLDGVFFLDRLPPEVTEDHRKELAAMQRKAKQFLNDLAEAEKVRRERQG, encoded by the coding sequence ATGGCCGAGGCCCCCCGCGTTTACCCCATCCGCCTGTACGGCGACCCGGTGCTGCGCCGCAAGGCCCGGCCCGTTCAGCCGACCGATACCCTGACCGTGCCTGGCTCCCCGCCGCAAACCGTGCGCGAGGTCGCCGACACCATGCTGGAGACGATGTTCGAGGCGCGTGGCGTGGGGCTGGCCGCGCCCCAGATTGGGCTGCCCGTGCGGATGTTCGTCGCCGTGGAGTACGAGGATGACGAGGAGGAGAACGAGGGCCAGGACGTGCCCCTCAAGTCCCGCGTGCTGCGCGAGTTCGTGATGCTGAACCCGGTGCTGACCGTCACCGACAAGAAAAAGGACCGGGCCTATCAGGAAGGCTGCCTCAGCATCCCCGGCATCTACGAGGAAGGCGTGCCCCGCGCCCGCGCCGTGCAGGTGCGCTACACCGACCTGGACGGCCAGGAGCGCACGCTGGAGGCTGGCGACTACCTCGCCCGCGTCTTCCAGCACGAAACCGACCACCTCGACGGCGTGTTCTTCCTCGACCGCCTGCCCCCCGAGGTCACGGAGGACCACCGCAAGGAACTCGCCGCGATGCAGCGCAAGGCCAAGCAGTTCCTGAACGACCTCGCCGAGGCCGAGAAGGTGCGCCGGGAGCGGCAGGGTTGA
- the fmt gene encoding methionyl-tRNA formyltransferase, producing MSVPAAPRVAFFGSPAFALPVLEAIREHFEVVLVVAQPDKPVGRGLRLTPPPVAARAAELGLPLAQPKKLRGNAAFEAQLRESGADVAVTCAYGKILPASLLAVPRFGFLNTHTSLLPAYRGAAPIQWALIRGESVTGTTIMQTDVGMDTGPILLQEALPIAPEWTSLELADALGTQAARLIVEALSSLPDLTPTPQDEAAATHAPMLVKEDGFVRWQEDAQAVVNRYRGVAAWPQTTAFLNGARLKLGGLSVTEGRGQPGEVLRVAADGLTVACGQGAVRVETVQPEARRAQSAGVWAQAVGVAAGTRFDLWEPAPA from the coding sequence TTGAGCGTGCCCGCCGCCCCCCGCGTGGCCTTTTTCGGCTCGCCCGCCTTCGCGCTGCCCGTGCTGGAAGCCATCCGCGAACACTTCGAGGTGGTGTTGGTGGTGGCGCAGCCCGACAAACCGGTGGGGCGGGGCCTGCGGCTTACGCCCCCCCCTGTCGCGGCCCGCGCCGCCGAACTGGGGCTGCCCCTTGCCCAGCCGAAGAAGCTGCGGGGCAATGCCGCCTTCGAGGCGCAACTCCGCGAGAGCGGCGCGGATGTGGCCGTCACCTGCGCCTACGGCAAGATTCTGCCCGCCTCGCTGCTCGCCGTGCCCCGCTTCGGCTTCCTGAACACCCACACCAGCCTGCTGCCCGCCTACCGGGGGGCGGCCCCCATCCAGTGGGCGCTCATTCGCGGCGAGAGCGTCACCGGCACCACCATCATGCAGACCGACGTGGGCATGGACACCGGGCCGATTCTGCTTCAGGAGGCCCTGCCCATCGCGCCCGAATGGACCAGCCTTGAACTCGCCGACGCCCTGGGTACCCAGGCCGCGCGCCTGATCGTGGAGGCCCTCTCCAGCCTGCCGGACCTCACGCCCACGCCCCAGGACGAGGCGGCGGCCACCCACGCCCCCATGCTGGTCAAGGAGGACGGCTTCGTGCGTTGGCAGGAGGACGCGCAGGCGGTCGTGAACCGTTACCGGGGCGTGGCCGCCTGGCCGCAGACCACCGCCTTTCTGAACGGCGCACGGCTCAAGCTGGGCGGCCTGAGCGTCACGGAGGGGCGCGGCCAGCCCGGCGAGGTGCTGCGGGTGGCCGCGGACGGGCTGACCGTCGCCTGCGGGCAGGGAGCCGTGCGCGTCGAGACGGTCCAGCCGGAGGCTCGCCGGGCACAGTCGGCCGGGGTCTGGGCGCAGGCGGTGGGAGTTGCGGCGGGTACACGCTTTGACCTCTGGGAACCGGCCCCCGCCTGA
- a CDS encoding DUF1501 domain-containing protein, whose translation MSPTRREFLKYSALAVAATSGMPGFLARAATQAAGSGNTKTLVVIQLTGGNDGLNTLIPYSNGAYYAARPNIAIPKKDVLTLTPDLGMHPALKPLMGLWDGGHLAWMENVGYPNPNRSHFASMAIWHTADPTQAQAEGWIGRIAEKIGDPFCASNLGGTTPQALRAADFSLPSIDGVDNFQVKLPAGLDAAFGTMLNTSRAGEAAYLQQATRQMLTNTRRVQQNVGKYRTGATYPEGKFAAQLRDAARLIAAGTGQRVLYITLGNFDTHAGQRAEQDELLGQLAAGLAAFQADLEAQGLADRVLVMGFSEFGRRVAENASAGTDHGQGSVMFALGRGVKGGIHGDSPDLENLSLGDIRYKQDFRGVYAGALSRWLGLDARGILGGDFAGPGWVA comes from the coding sequence ATGTCCCCAACCCGCCGTGAATTCCTCAAATACTCCGCCCTGGCCGTCGCCGCGACGAGCGGGATGCCCGGTTTCCTGGCGCGGGCCGCGACGCAGGCCGCCGGGTCAGGCAACACCAAAACGCTGGTCGTGATTCAACTGACCGGCGGCAACGACGGCCTCAACACCCTGATTCCGTACTCCAACGGCGCGTACTACGCCGCGCGGCCCAACATCGCGATTCCCAAAAAGGACGTGCTGACCCTCACGCCGGACCTGGGGATGCATCCGGCCCTGAAGCCCCTGATGGGCCTGTGGGACGGCGGGCACCTCGCCTGGATGGAGAACGTGGGCTATCCCAACCCCAACCGCAGTCACTTCGCCAGCATGGCGATCTGGCACACCGCCGACCCTACCCAGGCGCAGGCGGAGGGCTGGATCGGGCGCATCGCGGAGAAGATTGGCGACCCCTTCTGCGCCTCCAACCTGGGTGGGACCACGCCGCAGGCCCTGCGCGCCGCCGACTTCAGCCTGCCCAGCATCGACGGGGTGGACAACTTTCAGGTCAAGCTCCCGGCGGGGCTGGACGCCGCCTTCGGGACCATGCTGAACACGTCCCGCGCGGGCGAGGCGGCTTACCTCCAGCAGGCCACGCGGCAGATGCTGACCAACACCCGGCGGGTGCAGCAGAACGTCGGCAAGTACCGCACGGGGGCCACCTACCCGGAAGGCAAGTTCGCCGCCCAGCTCCGCGACGCCGCGCGCCTGATTGCCGCTGGGACGGGCCAGCGGGTGCTGTACATCACGCTGGGCAACTTCGACACCCACGCCGGGCAGCGGGCCGAGCAGGATGAACTGCTGGGCCAGCTCGCGGCGGGCCTCGCCGCCTTCCAGGCCGACCTGGAGGCGCAGGGCCTGGCCGACCGGGTGCTGGTGATGGGCTTTTCGGAGTTCGGGCGGCGGGTGGCCGAGAACGCCAGCGCGGGCACCGACCACGGCCAGGGCAGCGTGATGTTCGCCCTGGGGCGCGGCGTGAAGGGCGGGATTCACGGCGACAGTCCCGACCTGGAAAACCTGTCGCTGGGCGACATCCGGTACAAGCAGGACTTCCGGGGCGTGTACGCGGGCGCGCTGTCGCGCTGGCTGGGGCTGGACGCGCGGGGCATCCTGGGCGGCGACTTCGCCGGGCCGGGGTGGGTCGCGTGA
- a CDS encoding endonuclease III, translating to MARPEPERAELLRWMFERLRAEYGVRPLVARRAPMHELISTILSQRTTHADEEAAYQELLTLGDWDTIIEAPTDAVAHAIRRSNYPEQKAPRIQATLRAIREQRGGYDLDFLANLPVKDALKWLTDLPGVGVKTASLVLLFNFSRPVFPVDTHVHRVTTRVGVIPRMGEQAAHRVLLGLLPPDPPLLYELHVNLLRHGQRVCTWTRPKCPVCVLRERCDAFALYGNNVPSFGEQKAGGGRQKANGPAGL from the coding sequence ATGGCCCGCCCGGAGCCGGAGCGGGCCGAACTGCTGCGCTGGATGTTCGAGCGGCTCCGCGCCGAGTACGGTGTGCGGCCCCTGGTGGCGCGCCGCGCGCCGATGCACGAACTGATCAGCACCATCCTCTCGCAACGCACAACCCACGCCGATGAGGAGGCCGCGTACCAGGAACTCCTGACGCTGGGCGACTGGGACACCATCATAGAGGCCCCCACCGACGCGGTCGCCCACGCCATCCGCCGCAGCAACTACCCCGAGCAGAAGGCCCCACGCATCCAGGCCACCCTGCGCGCCATCCGCGAGCAGCGGGGCGGGTACGACCTCGACTTTCTGGCCAACCTGCCGGTGAAGGACGCCCTGAAGTGGCTGACCGACCTGCCCGGCGTGGGTGTAAAGACGGCCTCGCTGGTGCTGCTGTTCAACTTCTCGCGCCCGGTCTTTCCGGTGGATACGCACGTTCACCGCGTCACCACCCGTGTCGGCGTGATTCCGCGCATGGGCGAGCAGGCCGCGCACCGCGTACTGCTGGGGCTGCTGCCCCCCGACCCGCCCCTGCTGTACGAGCTGCACGTCAACCTGCTGCGGCACGGGCAGAGGGTCTGCACCTGGACGCGCCCCAAGTGCCCGGTGTGCGTGCTGCGTGAACGCTGCGACGCCTTTGCCCTGTACGGGAACAACGTGCCGAGCTTCGGGGAGCAGAAGGCGGGAGGCGGAAGGCAGAAGGCGAACGGCCCGGCTGGCCTCTAG